In Rosa chinensis cultivar Old Blush chromosome 1, RchiOBHm-V2, whole genome shotgun sequence, a genomic segment contains:
- the LOC112198890 gene encoding uncharacterized protein LOC112198890, giving the protein MASLTNEAASSSSSSLPHSSTDHQNHYTYEVFLSFRGEDTRFNFTDHLHTTTILSNSNALMGTIANKRGYFHCLSGIGEMMSTIVAIDLSFFALLPSLFSLVSPSLASASLLLALN; this is encoded by the exons ATGGCTTCTCTGACCAATGAAGCAGccagttcttcatcttcttctctcccaCATTCTTCTACTGATCACCAAAATCATTACACATACGAGGTGTTTCTGAGTTTTCGAGGCGAGGATACGCGCTTTAATTTTACAGATCATTTGCACACTACTACAATATTAAGCAACAGCAACGCTTTGATGGGCACGATTGCAAACAAGCGTGGGTACTTTCACTGTTTGAGTGGAATCGGTGAGATGATGTCCACAATCGTGG CTATCGACCTCTCTTTCTTCGCTCTCCTCccttctctcttctccctcGTCAGTCCATCACTTGCATCTGCTTCTCTCCTCCTTGCACTCAATTGA
- the LOC112192096 gene encoding protein argonaute 4 isoform X3: MQHGGHAPGWQDVQPHDPQVQDAANHVVKSLQQKSNSLFPYELQEIVHAKAEAMDSFEPYGNETNGENGANVENVANGEKRAEHALPPPPPVIPPDVVPLRAQVDITPEPLKEKIVRLPIARLGLGTKGQKIPLLTNRFKCLTI; the protein is encoded by the exons ATGCAGCATG GTGGGCATGCTCCAGGATGGCAAGATGTGCAGCCTCATGATCCTCAAGTTCAAGATGCAGCCAACCATGTTGTGAAGAGCCTTCAACAAAAGTCCAATTCATTGTTCCCTTATGAGCTTCAAGAGATTGTCCATGCTAAGGCAGAG GCTATGGATTCATTTGAGCCCTATGGAAATGAAACAAATGGAGAGAATGGCGCAAATGTAGAAAATGTCGCAAATGGAGAAAAGAGGGCAGAGCATGCATTGCCACCCCCACCCCCTGTTATCCCACCAGATGTTGTTCCATTGCGTGCTCAAGTAGATATTACACCTGAACCTTTAAAGGAGAAGATTGTGCGCCTACCAATTGCTAGGCTAGGCCTTGGAACAAAAGGGCAAAAGATTCCTCTGCTGACTAATAGATTTAAATGTCTTACTATTTGA
- the LOC112192096 gene encoding uncharacterized protein LOC112192096 isoform X2: protein MLFFLKMSCCGHAPGWQDVQPHDPQVQDAANHVVKSLQQKSNSLFPYELQEIVHAKAEAMDSFEPYGNETNGENGANVENVANGEKRAEHALPPPPPVIPPDVVPLRAQVDITPEPLKEKIVRLPIARLGLGTKGQKIPLLTNRFKCLTI, encoded by the exons ATGTTGTTTTTCTTGAAAATGAGTTGCT GTGGGCATGCTCCAGGATGGCAAGATGTGCAGCCTCATGATCCTCAAGTTCAAGATGCAGCCAACCATGTTGTGAAGAGCCTTCAACAAAAGTCCAATTCATTGTTCCCTTATGAGCTTCAAGAGATTGTCCATGCTAAGGCAGAG GCTATGGATTCATTTGAGCCCTATGGAAATGAAACAAATGGAGAGAATGGCGCAAATGTAGAAAATGTCGCAAATGGAGAAAAGAGGGCAGAGCATGCATTGCCACCCCCACCCCCTGTTATCCCACCAGATGTTGTTCCATTGCGTGCTCAAGTAGATATTACACCTGAACCTTTAAAGGAGAAGATTGTGCGCCTACCAATTGCTAGGCTAGGCCTTGGAACAAAAGGGCAAAAGATTCCTCTGCTGACTAATAGATTTAAATGTCTTACTATTTGA
- the LOC112192060 gene encoding phenylacetaldehyde reductase isoform X1: MNCGESKVVCVTGASGYIASWLVKLLLQRGYTVKATVRDPDDQKKTEHLLSLDGAKERLHLFKADLLEEGSFDTAIHGCECLFHTASPVLLSVSSTNPQAELIDPALKGTLNVLGSCVKVQSIKRVVITSSIAAVGYNGKPLTADVIIDESWFSDPAFCEKTKLWYMLSKTLAEEAAWKFAKEKGIDIITINPGWVIGPLLQPTLNFSDEIVLKLVNGTEKFPNKTYGFVDVRDVANAHILAFENLSASGRYCLVGSVKHCSEVVKMLLEISPALNLPDKCADDEPFSPNYQVSKERAQTLGVKYIPLEVSLKDTVESLKDMNFF; the protein is encoded by the exons ATGAACTGCGGAGAAAGCAAGGTTGTGTGTGTGACGGGAGCATCTGGTTACATAGCATCATGGCTGGTGAAGCTCTTGTTGCAACGAGGTTATACTGTCAAAGCCACGGTTCGGGACCCAG ACGATCAAAAGAAAACAGAACACCTACTCTCACTTGATGGAGCAAAGGAAaggcttcatttgttcaaagcagACTTGTTAGAAGAAGGGTCTTTTGATACGGCAATTCATGGATGTGAATGTCTTTTCCATACGGCGTCCCCTGTCCTACTCTCAGTCTCATCAACTAATCCGCAG GCAGAATTAATTGACCCTGCTTTGAAGGGAACGCTTAATGTCCTTGGATCGTGTGTGAAGGTTCAGTCTATCAAAAGGGTGGTTATAACATCCTCTATAGCAGCAGTTGGATATAATGGAAAACCTCTTACTGCTGATGTAATAATCGATGAATCTTGGTTTTCAGATCCTGCATTTTGTGAAAAAACGAAG CTTTGGTATATGCTTTCAAAGACATTAGCTGAGGAAGCTGCTTGGAAGTTTGCAAAGGAGAAAGGAATTgatattattacaataaatcCAGGATGGGTGATCGGCCCTCTTTTACAGCCAACTCTGAACTTTAGTGATGAAATAGTTCTGAAACTCGTAAATG GGACTGAAAAGTTTCCCAACAAAACTTACGGATTTGTTGATGTTAGAGATGTTGCTAATGCCCATATTCTAGCCTTTGAAAACCTATCAGCTAGTGGACGTTATTGTTTAGTTGGAAGCGTAAAACACTGTTCAGAGGTTGTGAAAATGTTGCTCGAGATCTCCCCTGCTCTCAATCTTCCAGATAA ATGTGCAGATGACGAGCCTTTCTCACCAAATTACCAGGTGTCCAAGGAACGAGCCCAAACTTTGGGGGTAAAGTATATTCCGCTTGAAGTGTCTCTGAAGGATACAGTTGAAAGTTTGAAGGACATGAACTTCTTCTAA
- the LOC112192060 gene encoding phenylacetaldehyde reductase isoform X2, whose protein sequence is MNCGESKVVCVTGASGYIASWLVKLLLQRGYTVKATVRDPDDQKKTEHLLSLDGAKERLHLFKADLLEEGSFDTAIHGCECLFHTASPVLLSVSSTNPQVQSIKRVVITSSIAAVGYNGKPLTADVIIDESWFSDPAFCEKTKLWYMLSKTLAEEAAWKFAKEKGIDIITINPGWVIGPLLQPTLNFSDEIVLKLVNGTEKFPNKTYGFVDVRDVANAHILAFENLSASGRYCLVGSVKHCSEVVKMLLEISPALNLPDKCADDEPFSPNYQVSKERAQTLGVKYIPLEVSLKDTVESLKDMNFF, encoded by the exons ATGAACTGCGGAGAAAGCAAGGTTGTGTGTGTGACGGGAGCATCTGGTTACATAGCATCATGGCTGGTGAAGCTCTTGTTGCAACGAGGTTATACTGTCAAAGCCACGGTTCGGGACCCAG ACGATCAAAAGAAAACAGAACACCTACTCTCACTTGATGGAGCAAAGGAAaggcttcatttgttcaaagcagACTTGTTAGAAGAAGGGTCTTTTGATACGGCAATTCATGGATGTGAATGTCTTTTCCATACGGCGTCCCCTGTCCTACTCTCAGTCTCATCAACTAATCCGCAG GTTCAGTCTATCAAAAGGGTGGTTATAACATCCTCTATAGCAGCAGTTGGATATAATGGAAAACCTCTTACTGCTGATGTAATAATCGATGAATCTTGGTTTTCAGATCCTGCATTTTGTGAAAAAACGAAG CTTTGGTATATGCTTTCAAAGACATTAGCTGAGGAAGCTGCTTGGAAGTTTGCAAAGGAGAAAGGAATTgatattattacaataaatcCAGGATGGGTGATCGGCCCTCTTTTACAGCCAACTCTGAACTTTAGTGATGAAATAGTTCTGAAACTCGTAAATG GGACTGAAAAGTTTCCCAACAAAACTTACGGATTTGTTGATGTTAGAGATGTTGCTAATGCCCATATTCTAGCCTTTGAAAACCTATCAGCTAGTGGACGTTATTGTTTAGTTGGAAGCGTAAAACACTGTTCAGAGGTTGTGAAAATGTTGCTCGAGATCTCCCCTGCTCTCAATCTTCCAGATAA ATGTGCAGATGACGAGCCTTTCTCACCAAATTACCAGGTGTCCAAGGAACGAGCCCAAACTTTGGGGGTAAAGTATATTCCGCTTGAAGTGTCTCTGAAGGATACAGTTGAAAGTTTGAAGGACATGAACTTCTTCTAA